GCGATTCTTCAGCGATCGATCCGCCTATGAGATGGGGCTGATCCGCCTCGCTTATACCCTTCCCTGGCTGCTTGGCGCATCTTTCTTTGTACCCCCGGCCCGAACGGATGCGGTTTTCTGGACTTGCGTGCTGATTGCCCTTCCCCTGGAGGTGCTGGCCTTTCTGTGTTACATGAAGGCCCTGAAAGTTTCTCCCCTCTCCCTGTCGCTGCCCTTTCTGGCCTTTACGCCCGGTTTCATCCTGCTCACCGGATGGTTTATCCTGGGTGAAACAGTTCGTATGGGCGGGCTGGCAGGGATTCTTCTGATCATTGTCGGCTCTTACTGTCTCAATCTATCTTCCTTCAAGCAGGGCGTGTGGCAGCCTTTTCTGGCCGTTTTCCGGGAGCCGGGATCCCGGCTTATGCTCCTGGTTTCCTTCATCTATGCCTTTACGGCCA
This portion of the Syntrophus gentianae genome encodes:
- a CDS encoding DMT family transporter; the protein is MSTLSFFLSLIAAFGLATSDALTKRFFSDRSAYEMGLIRLAYTLPWLLGASFFVPPARTDAVFWTCVLIALPLEVLAFLCYMKALKVSPLSLSLPFLAFTPGFILLTGWFILGETVRMGGLAGILLIIVGSYCLNLSSFKQGVWQPFLAVFREPGSRLMLLVSFIYAFTATLGKLAVLHSSPSYFGIVYYLILTALMFAGLAFSGKRPDKILQTRTPGMALVLGGTMAVTIFSHMLAISLTQAAYMIALKRTSLVIGVLYGAWWFREAKIGERLAGALLMVAGVLLIGLFG